One Deltaproteobacteria bacterium genomic window, AAGGACTAAAAAAAGCCGACCGGGAAAAGCTTCAAAGATTGGTTAATAAGTAAAAATACCTTATTCAAATCATGGAGGGTTTTGAGATGAAGATAACCAGTCTGGACAATGTCGAAAAGATGGACATGAACATGGAAGGCGCAAAGAAGGTGCTCAAACAGGTTCCCATATCAAAAAATGACGGCGCGCCCACATTTTCCTTTCGTGTATTTACTATTGACGTGAACGGCCACACCCCGTTTCATCGGCATTCCTCGGAACATGTAAATTATATCATCGCGGGCCACGGCGTTCTGGTTACGGAAAACGGGGAGGAGCATGAGGTCAAACAAGGGGATTTCGCCCTGGTCCTGCCCGATGAAAAACACCAGTATAAGAACAAATCGGCCTCCGAGCCTTTGATAATGATCTGCGCCGTGCCCAAGGAAAACGAATAAGCGAACAGGTTTCCCCCTTCATTTTTAGGCGCTGACCGGGAACGACTATAAAATTTTAGAATAACTCCAACTGTCTGGCTCTGGGCGGCGGGCGGCGGCCGAGCCTGGCTTGGGTTTTGAGCTGACTGGAGATCTCCTCAAGAAAAGGTGAGGGCTTGGGCTGGCGCTTGATCCCGAAAAGGCTGCGGGACCTGGACCGCGTCAGAAAAAGCTGCCTCCGGGCCCGGGTCATGGCGACGTAAAAAAGCCGCCGTTCCTCTTCGAGGGAAACAGGCCGATCATTTGGAGGCTCATAAGGCAGTACTCCCTCTTCCAGACCAACAATGAAAACCACCTCGAATTCCAGACCCTTGGCCGCATGCATGGTCAGGAGGCTGATCTTTTCTACCGAGAAATCCATGTCATCGGTTTCATGGAGCGACTCAGTCCCAGCCTGCTGTAAAGGCAACCCCGCCTGACCGAGCGCCTCGACAAAAGGACCGGCCAGGGCGTGCAGGCGATAGAGAACCGCTATATCTTTCAAGGTCAGGTCAGAAGTCTCAGTTGAATCGGCCAGACCGGTGTCCAAGGCATAGTGGCTCGTCCCGCCCAGGAGTTTCTCTATTTGAACCGCCACATACTCGGCTTCAGCCTGGGGCGAGGCAGCCGCGACGGTGGTCAGACGGACCGGACCGGAAAGTCCGGAGAAAAGCTCAACCCTGCCTTCAAATGGATTGTGAGCAATGACCTGGGCCGAGGCCTTGAGGATGGTGTCGGTGCTGCGGTAGTTTTGGGTCAGCCTTATCACGCGCGCCCCAGGGAAGTCCTCATTAAAGCGCTTGAAATATGCCGCATCCGCCCCGCGAAAACCGTAGATGGCCTGATCTGGATCGCCGATAACAGTCAGGCTGGGGGACGAATCTCGCACCAGGAGCCGGGTGAGGCGGTATTGAGCCAGGTTGACGTCCTGGTACTCATCAACCAGAACATGACGATGGCGATCCTGGCAAGCCTTGGCAATGGCAGGGTTTTCTTCGAGCAAGGCCACGGTTTTTGCGATCAGGTCGTCAAAGTCATATCCGCCCGCCGAGGCCAGAGCCTGTTCATAGCGCTGATATAGCTGGGCCAGTTCAGGATTTTCCAAATCACCCGGTCGCCCGAGATTCTGCTTGGCCAGGGAAATAATCCTCAGGAGCTCTGCCGGAGAATAATCCGAACCGCGGGCTACTTCCCTGGCCAGGTCCAGGATTGCCTCTTCAGACAGGACTTCAAACTGACGGCCGCTGAATTCACTCAGGATCCTGGCTCCCAGCGCATGAAAGGTCATGACCGGCATTTTCTTAATCCGGGAGTTAAAAGGCAGACACCAAG contains:
- a CDS encoding cupin domain-containing protein, whose protein sequence is MKITSLDNVEKMDMNMEGAKKVLKQVPISKNDGAPTFSFRVFTIDVNGHTPFHRHSSEHVNYIIAGHGVLVTENGEEHEVKQGDFALVLPDEKHQYKNKSASEPLIMICAVPKENE